In Gammaproteobacteria bacterium, one DNA window encodes the following:
- a CDS encoding phosphorylase, translating to MKIIGVVSALKSEASCLLEKQNFPLYQVVEIGERTSLCLSSIGSKAARGAALKLRERDINALVSFGVAAAVNNELIPGDLVLPEAVTMNGEVLPVDLEWRNRLAGVMSKQLTVAGGILASCEEPLTSTEQKLALGEATGACAADMETAAIAKVAAEAGISFLAIRAIVDPIEFSPPEALMSAVYPDGSVDAVQLIKLVLNGSISIKTLIHLGLGMHVARSALIEVVQRTGLTFASDYMPSYRNLQEHQSQSINNE from the coding sequence TTGAAAATCATCGGCGTTGTTTCGGCGCTAAAATCCGAAGCCAGCTGCTTATTGGAAAAACAGAACTTTCCGCTTTATCAGGTGGTGGAGATCGGGGAAAGAACTTCATTATGTCTTAGCAGCATCGGCAGCAAGGCGGCGCGAGGGGCGGCGTTGAAATTGCGCGAGCGCGACATTAATGCTCTGGTCAGTTTCGGTGTTGCGGCTGCTGTGAATAACGAATTGATTCCTGGTGATCTGGTGTTGCCGGAGGCGGTTACGATGAACGGTGAGGTCCTGCCGGTGGATTTGGAATGGCGTAACCGGCTGGCGGGCGTGATGTCAAAACAGCTGACGGTTGCCGGTGGAATTCTGGCGTCTTGCGAGGAACCGCTAACTTCAACCGAACAAAAACTGGCGCTGGGTGAAGCAACGGGCGCTTGCGCGGCGGATATGGAAACGGCGGCGATAGCAAAAGTGGCAGCTGAGGCCGGTATTTCGTTTCTTGCCATCCGCGCGATTGTCGATCCTATCGAGTTTTCTCCGCCGGAAGCATTGATGAGCGCAGTCTATCCGGATGGCAGCGTGGATGCGGTTCAGTTGATTAAATTAGTGCTGAACGGTTCCATATCGATCAAAACGCTGATCCATCTTGGGCTTGGCATGCATGTGGCGCGCTCCGCGTTGATTGAAGTCGTGCAAAGAACCGGACTGACTTTTGCCAGCGACTACATGCCTTCTTACCGTAATCTTCAGGAACATCAGAGTCAGTCAATCAATAACGAGTGA